The following proteins are encoded in a genomic region of Amphiura filiformis chromosome 18, Afil_fr2py, whole genome shotgun sequence:
- the LOC140139108 gene encoding uncharacterized protein has product MKANNLDEDTHARNTLFKDDASKQRVWKDIFRIDRSMLTYKIFYSCVTGAFGCIISFQSLQMKQLGLTPIRIGIASASRLFLGTLSTAIIGLISDRIGYRRAFLLGLMILMLISGIMLALIKSPEESSCDEVLEIHSKGASYKRDTRISGQYANVADVEGKVDLTSGVSIKTTGGKDFACCDIDDFSVIKRNKDMEGNNGTLGVPTNHALVINRSWQYEERDLFHTFIIVLVIASLFEAFFRPTDAITDAATLGALAESKRGLKEYGSQRCWANLSFDLA; this is encoded by the coding sequence ATGAAAGCAAATAATTTAGATGAAGATACCCATGCCAGAAACACATTATTCAAAGATGATGCCTCAAAGCAGCGAGTTTGGAAAGACATCTTCAGAATAGATCGTTCCATGTTGACCTACAAGATATTCTACTCATGTGTAACCGGAGCTTTTGGTTGTATTATATCCTTCCAATCTCTACAGATGAAACAGTTAGGTTTAACACCAATTCGGATTGGTATCGCAAGTGCCTCGCGTCTGTTTCTGGGGACTCTATCCACGGCTATAATTGGCTTGATATCAGATCGAATAGGCTATCGTCGAGCTTTCCTGTTAGGATTAATGATCTTGATGCTGATTAGTGGTATTATGTTGGCTCTGATAAAAAGCCCGGAAGAATCCTCTTGTGATGAAGTATTGGAGATTCATTCGAAAGGTGCAAGTTATAAGAGAGATACACGTATATCAGGACAATACGCCAATGTGGCTGATGTGGAAGGTAAAGTCGATTTAACATCTGGGGTAAGCATTAAAACGACTGGAGGAAAAGACTTTGCCTGTTGTGATATTGATGACTTCTCTGTGATTAAAAGAAACAAAGATATGGAAGGTAACAATGGAACTTTAGGAGTGCCTACTAATCATGCATTAGTCATAAACAGAAGTTGGCAGTATGAGGAGAGAGATTTATTCCATACCTTCATCATTGTGTTAGTTATTGCGAGCTTGTTTGAGGCGTTCTTTCGTCCAACTGATGCTATTACTGACGCAGCGACATTGGGTGCCTTGGCAGAAAGCAAAAGGGGGCTGAAAGAATATGGGAGCCAAAGGTGTTGGGCCAATCTGTCCTTTGATTTGGCGTAA